Proteins from a single region of Lasioglossum baleicum chromosome 1, iyLasBale1, whole genome shotgun sequence:
- the LOC143212680 gene encoding carboxylic ester hydrolase-like produces the protein MTRAWLLVVLLGCFTFGWTLETAPKVKTPLGGIKGYHKLSANGRQYQAYEGIPYALPPIGKLRFKPPHRIPPWIGEISATKFSSPCLQYSQIADATNERVIGSEDCLYLNVYVPERDKAAAKPMPVLFWIHGGAFMFGSGMDMGAKFLMDQDVIFVTFNYRLGILGFLSTEDEIVPGNMGLKDQSMALRWVSENIEWFGGDPKKLTLVGLSAGGASVHYQYLSPMSAGLFQAGISVSGTSFSCWTQTENALEKAQKVAALMGCPTANKREMIRCLRFRPSRSLVASTQEFQKFYFNPFTPFGPVVEKAGDEPFIDRPPIEIVNSGDVQDVPWLTSVTSEEGLYPVAEFIAIPEALKALDDNWDLLAPHFLDYNYTLPKEKHVEVARLIKQHYFGTKKIDETTTKPLVQMAGDRFFVVDSEKAARMQAKVNKEPVWYYYYTYRGATSLSDAMSGTRNNYGVSHADDAYVVVDTQYLDSTTTPRDLEIQQLMIDLWVSFANNRVPDMGGVKWPRLNPNEKSLEYLHIAGPDKISMDSNANFGQKDFWSSIDFNENKLRNTQSRQTQREEL, from the exons ATGACGAGAGCATGGCTTCTGGTGGTCCTCCTCGGATGTTTCACCTTCGGATGGACTTTGGAGACCGCGCCAAAAGTTAAAACACCCTTAGGTGGCATCAAGGGCTACCATAAGCTATCTGCCAATGGAAGACAATATCAAGCCTACGAGGGAATTCCTTACGCTTTGCCACCGATCGGAAAACTTAGATTCAAA CCCCCTCACCGAATACCCCCATGGATCGGCGAAATTTCGGCAACGAAATTCAGCTCCCCATGCTTGCAATACTCTCAAATAGCTGACGCCACGAACGAGAGGGTAATAGGCTCCGAAGATTGTCTGTATCTAAACGTCTATGTGCCAGAACGCGACAAAGCGGCCGCGAAACCCATGCCAGTCCTCTTTTGGATTCATGGGGGAGCCTTCATGTTCGGTAGTGGAATGGACATGGGTGCTAAATTCCTCATGGACCAGGATGTAATATTTGTTACGTTCAATTACCGCCTGGGAATACTAG GTTTCCTCAGCACAGAAGATGAAATAGTTCCTGGCAATATGGGACTGAAGGATCAGAGCATGGCTCTGAGATGGGTTTCAGAGAATATCGAATGGTTCGGCGGTGATCCAAAGAAACTGACTTTGGTGGGCTTAAGTGCTGGTGGTGCGAGTGTCCACTATCAGTATTTATCGCCTATGAGTGCTGGCCTCTTCCAAG CTGGTATCTCCGTTAGCGGTACATCTTTCAGCTGTTGGACACAAACTGAAAACGCCTTAGAGAAAGCCCAGAAAGTTGCTGCCCTCATGGGTTGCCCCACAGCTAACAAGAGGGAGATGATTCGTTGCTTGAGATTCCGTCCATCTCGGTCTCTGGTTGCATCTACTCAAGAGTTTCAG aaattttatttcaacccGTTCACGCCATTTGGACCAGTTGTTGAAAAAGCTGGAGACGAACCGTTCATCGACCGCCCTCCTATCGAAATTGTAAACAGCGGAGACGTGCAAGATGTTCCTTGGCTCACTAGCGTGACCAGCGAAGAGGGATTGTACCCGGTTGCAG AATTCATTGCCATACCAGAAGCTCTGAAAGCATTGGACGATAACTGGGACCTTCTCGCTCCTCATTTCCTGGATTATAATTACACTTTGCCTAAGGAGAAGCACGTCGAAGTTGCCAGGCTGATCAAACAACACTATTTTGGAACAAAGAAGATAGACGAGACAACGACGAAACCCTTAGTACAAATGGCTGGAGACAGATTCTTCGTTGTCGACAGCGAGAAAGCTGCCAGAATGCAGGCAAAAGTTAATAAGGAACCTGTatggtattattattatacttacAGAGGTGCAACAAGTTTGAGCGACGCTATGAGTGGAACTCGCAACAACTATG GTGTTAGTCATGCAGATGACGCGTACGTGGTTGTTGACACTCAATACCTGGACTCCACCACAACACCGCGTGATCTCGAGATACAACAACTTATGATAGACTTATGGGTATCGTTTGCAAATAACAG AGTTCCTGACATGGGTGGAGTAAAGTGGCCTAGACTAAATCCTAACGAAAAATCACTGGAATATTTGCACATCGCTGGACCAGACAAAATTTCCATGGACAGTAATGCTAACTTCGGACAGAAAGACTTTTGGAGTTCTatcgattttaatgaaaacaaattaagAAATACTCAGAGTAGGCAAACTCAAAGGGAAGAATTATAA